Within Candidatus Saccharibacteria bacterium, the genomic segment CGCCAGCAATAGAAACAAACTTTAATACCGATTTGATACGTTCATCGATATCTGGTGTATTTGTAAGCACATCATTTCTGCCAGATACGAATAGTACCTTTGCGGTATTTTGCCTTTTAACTAAAGCAACCACATCGTTTAGTAGTGGATCGACTCCCCTATCCGGCCCAGCTGCCAAACCGTAAAGGTAAGACTGGAGCATAGGCAGTGACTTTCCGGGTTTCAAGCCTCTTTGATCATAGGACTTTGGGCGATTTGCTGCCACAATCGCAAGTGTAGCCGCGTTCACTGCCAGCTTATCGGGTGTTTCTGCCTGATGTCTTTTTGCGTGTTTATTCTCGGCTACAAGCATACCCCACGCAAGTTTGGCAGGGCTCATATTAGCCCAACCCGTACGCACATTTTGAAAAACAGTTTCGATACTGTTCATTGGCGCAATAATACCTAGTGCCGTTGTCAAAACAGCACCAGCTGAATCGCTAGTAAGGTGTTGCGGCATTAATTGATTCTGTTCTAAAACTTCACGGAGCGCAATCACTACAGGCAGTGCTGCCTTTTCTTTCCAGTCATATAAGCTTCCATGCTGCGCAAAATATCTGCGCTCTTTGGCGGTCAGAGCTCCGGATAAACCGTTACCGGGCAACGCAACAACCACATGTTTCAGGTTTGAGGCATCTGCTGCTTTAACGGCAGTTTCATACACATTTCCCGAGTTACCTGTCCGTGACGATGAGTATGTACCGGCTTCAAGAATGACTCCGCCCGTAGCCTCGTTGTTTACGGTCACAACCTCAAAAAGATAACGTCCGTCTGTCGAGACAAGCTGCTGGATTCCATCATAAATCTCTGTAATTTTCGTCGCCACTGCGTCCGAATTTTCAGTCAGTCTACCCTGCCGAGCAGTAATAATGGAACCTGGAAGCTCTACCCCCCCCTGAGTATGTAGTCACAGGGACATACTGATGCCCTACTCGGTAAAGGCTTTCTCCAATCATAATGCTGTTATTATACATGTTTTTGTATATTTAGCAAGTTTTTTCACGCCACTTTGCGATGGCGGCGTGATTGCCGTTTTGGAGCACTTCGGGCACTTTGAGGCCTCGAAATTCTGCTGGGCGCGTGTACTGGGGGTACTCTATTGTTTCATCGTCATCTTGGAACGATTCTATGTCTGCGCTAGTTTCGCCGCCAAGTACACCGGGAAGCAGGCGAACAACGCTGTCGATGATGATCATGGCAGGTAGCTCGCCGCCCGTGAGGACATACTTACCCATGCAAAATTGTTCATCGACCCACTGCGTAATGCGCTCATCATAGCCTTCGTACCGAGGGCAGACGACAATGAGCCCGTTTTCATCGGCCGCTAGACGTTTTGCGTCTGATTGTTTATACATCTTGCCTCTGGGGGTCGGTAATATAACTTTTGCTGCAGGGTCTCGATCCTTTGCGAATTCTACAGCCGCCACAACCGGTTCTGGTTTAATGAGCATACCATCTCCACCACCATAAGGCGTATCGTCGACTTGCTTGCGGGGGCCAAGTCCAAAATCCCGTAAATTTATTAATTCATATTGCACAATACCCCGGTTGGCAGCCTTCCACAGCATGCTGCTCCCAAGCATACCGGTAAACATATCTGGAAATAAGGTAATAATCTGAATTCTCATTGGCAACAGTATAACGCACGCATATCATAACGCCCTAATGGTGTACCGGGTATGCAGCCAAACGAGCTGACGGGCGAGTTACGGGGCACTAATTCAAACATATTTCGGTTAAACGAGGAGGGGCATGTTCTCTATGTTACGTATAAACCAAAACCACCCCTGTTACCAGTGGTGGTTTTGTCACATAAAGCTCCCAACGATTTTTTACGGCGTTGGCTCGCACGAGCTACTAGATGTTTTTATTTTATCGGTGTTAGTCTTTGTAAAGACTCCTACTACCCTAGCACGGCATAAGCATTTTGTCCAGCCCACGACACCATTTTTCCCAAACTAACGCACCCCACCCATCAATCCTTCAGAAACAAAACCATGTGAATGAAATGGCCTATAGGTCAGTTTATTCACGCTAATAGAGTGCTCTTGCGCGCACGCGTGCAACGTAGTTGCTGTAATGAGGTGGTGAAGCGCTGGGGTAAAGGTTAGATGTCGAGATCGTCGAGATCGGCAAGCTCCGCACGAGTGCGAGCCATGGCGTCACTTTCTTTTTTCTCAACTGGTTTGTCCTCTTGATCGTCGTCGTCATTCGGTACGGCGGCTGAAACAAATGAGCTGCCTGAGCTGTCGTCTGAAGCGTCATCTGCTACTGGCGCTGCACTGCTACCGTTTCCATCGGCATAGTTACTGCTAGAATCATTCTGTACTCTCTCTGGTCTCTCGGGACGAGGTAGAGGATTGCCGTTTTCGTCTAAGCGGTCAACATCTACAATTTTTAGGTTGTAGCGCGCTTCTTGCTTGGTACCAAGCGCTCGTAGCAAAGTGCGAATACTTTGTGCCGTTGCACCCCGCTTACCAATCACGCGACCAAGGTCTTCTGCGTCTACGGTAAGTTCAAGCAATACACCTTTTTCATCTACGCTGCGTTTTATACTAACTGCCTCTGGTTTTCCGACGAGTGATTTTACTACGTACTCGACGAATTGTTCGTCTATGGTCGCTGACATGCTGCCTCCTATGGCTTAACTGATAGTTACGATTATACCAGTTTGTTTGCTGTTGAGATAGTGTGCAGAAACATTTGAAGTTTAAAAATAAAACAATCTCGGAGCCAGTCCGAGAATGTAAAAAACACCAGTTTAACCCGCTCGCAAAATTACTTATTCAACCGGTTTTTCTTCGGCTACAGGAGTCTCAACTTCTGTAGCAGCTGGTTGCTCAGCCGCCGGTTCAGCATCTGGCTCTTTAGCAGGTGCTTCTTCTTTGGGCTCTTCGGGTTGATTGCGACGAAGTTTTTCTGGGTGGCGGAGCTTGCCTTCTTGTTTTGCGGGTGTTTTCACCCAGCTAGGCAGCTTCATGCCTTCTTTTTTGAAGATCAACACAACCCTATCACTTGGCTGTGCGCCATGATCAAGATAGTGTTGTGCACGCTCTTTGTCTAGATTGAGTGTTTTGGTATGTGGGTCATATGTTCCGACCTGCGCGACAATTTTGCCACTGGTTGGGGTCCGACGGCTGTCTTGCACGACAACGCGGAATTGTGCGTGGCCCTTACGGCCTGTGCGCTGCAAACGAATAACTAACATTCGTTATTTCCTTCCCATTAGTTTGATACTTGTCCTATTCTACAGGTTACCACCCCTGTTGTCAAACGTAAGTCTTGAGGGCCGTTGCGGCGGCGGAAACTTGAGCGGTCTGTTTGCTAGGGCCATTACCACGCCCAACAAGCTTGTCGTTGACATACACACCCACTGTAAATTCTTTTTCATGGTCGGGGCCTTCCTCGCTTAACACTCGGTAATTTGGAGTGGCGCCCACCTGACCCTGCACTATTTCCTGCAGCCGCGATTTTGGATCCATCCATGAACCTGTTTCGAGTATATCGTCAAATGTCGAGAGGATTGTATCAGTTATAAATATTCTACAGGCTTCATATCCACGCTCCAGGTACAGCGCGCCAATAATTGCTTCAAATGCGTTGGCTAGTATTTGTGCCCGTGCACGTTCTGTGCCATTCTTTTCTCCTCGGCTCAGGCGAAGCAAAGGCTCAACTCCCAGGCGGGCACCGGCCGCACTAATACTCTCAGTCCGAACAAGTGAGCTTCGCCAGTTAGTAAGGATACCCTCTGGCTCACTGTGGTGAGTGTATAGATATTCGGTCACAACCAGCTCCAGTACAGCATCGCCGAGAAATTCAAGTCGCTCATTGTGTTCGCTGGCCGATTTTTTATGCTCGTTCAAATAAGAACGGTGTGTAAATGCCACAATAAGCACTTCAAGGTTCTTAAATGCTCCTCCCAAAAACTGTTTTGCAAAATCCTGATATAGTGTTGTGTCCATAACAATTGGTAGATTGTAGACTGTAGATTGTGGTGTTTGGTGAGTGGCCAGTGATTTGTAGGGCGTAGCAATAGCTAAACCTACCGTCAGCAGCAGTCTCCGGTCTACTAGTTTGCGTTCCTTTCTCGTACTTTTTTCATCCCAACCAGCATAAGTTTACCGATGTCTTCGTAGGCAATCTCATCGACTGCCTTAGGTGCGGGTAACCACTGAATGTCACTCAGCCAATCTTCGGGGTGGAGGCGGTTAGTATTGCCCATGCCCTCGACAAGGTAAATGTGCATCGTCATCAGTACCAGCGTATGGTTGCGGCGGTAGCGAAAGTTTACTTTGCCAAGCCATTGTTGGACATGCATTTCTTGGAGACCTGTTTCTTCGCGAATTTCTCGCTCGGCGGTCGCTTTTGGCTCTTCACCCTCTTCAACATGCCCTTTTGGTATAGTCCAGCGATTTTTCGCATCTTTAATGAGCAGTATCTCTACGTTACCAGCTTTTTCATTCCGACGATACACGACGCCGCCAGAAGTCGTTTCGTGTACAACTTCCTGAATGACCGGCCGACGTGTCACAAAATTGCGAATACCTTCAATCGGTTTCTTGATACCTTCCATGGCAATTCTTTTTCGCTTTGCCTCACCCATAACCGTTACGCTGCCTTCTTCGCACTAGGTTTGGTGGTTTTTTTTAAAGCTACTTTTTTGACAGGTGATTTTTTGACTGGTTTCACTTCGGATAATACTTTTTCCTCTGTAGCTTTCACCGCATCTGTGCCTTCTTTGTTTTTTAGAGCCGTACCAAGAACACCGTTTATAAACTTGCTTGAGTTGTCGCCGCCAAAGGCTTTGGCAAGCTCGACCGCTTCATTTATAACCACTTTTGGCGGAACATCCGGTTCATAATGCAGCTCATACAATCCCATCCTTAGCACTACACGATCCATCCGTGCAATCTGCTCCAAAGGCCACTCGGGTGCGAGCGGACGGAGTTCGTTGTCTAGCTGATCTTGATACTTGGCGACGCCCTTGACTAGTTCCTCTATGAAAAACACATCATCGACTGTTGATTCGTAGCGCGAAATATTGCGCTTGAGTACCAAACCTAGGTCAAATGTGTCATCGTTTGCTTCGCGCCGAAAATCCAGCTCATAGAGCGTTTGAAGTGCAACAATGCGACCAAGGTGGCGGTTAGAAGCCATGACAATCTCCGTTCACTTGTAGTAGGTAAAATGTAGTGAGCATGCTCATATATAAATCTTTAGCGTAAACATGGTTACCCATGCTTGTGACTACATGCTACTTGCTACTAGTCGCAGCGGCGAGTTTCTTACCGCTTTCACGACGCGTTGTATAGACCTTAACAGGTGATTTTTTGTTTACAGCTCGTGCCAATTTTAGTAGTAGGTGGCTGCGGCGTGCGCCTGTGGCGCGTGGACTGGTTCGTTTTTTTGGTTTACCCATATATGTGCTAACTCCTTCTTGGAAGTTTTATCTGATATTTAAGACTATCATACGCTATTTTGACCTATATCTCAAGTCAGTGTGGAGGTTCAATACATCGAGGACACTTCTGCCTCCAATTGGCTGGTATTCATCGGGTGACAAGTAGCCGAGTATTTGGTGCAGACGGTAGTTGTGGTATTTGGTGAGTACTGGTCAATAATCTCCTGCTGGCAAGCAGGCTTATCTACCGTAATCTTACTTATTAACCTCCCATACATCTTGCACACTTTCATCACCTCACTAAAGTAGAAAGGAGTGAAAGTGAGATACCGCAAGATGACAGAGAAACAATTGCTCGTGTATGGAGCACGGATTCGTTTAGGGTGGTTTCGTAAAGCCGAAGAACTCGGGAATGTTGCGGCAGCCTGCCGGTTCTACGGCATTCCTCGACGAACATATTACTACTGGCATAGTCGCTGGGTGAGTCAGGGCAAAGCCCTGACGAGCCTGTACGATATGCCTCGTACGCCAAAGAGCCACACTAATGACGCCGATGACGAGGTAGTGAGTCTCGTCGTGCAGCTTCGCCTTGGTCTTGGTTACGGCGAAAATGCTCTTGCGCATGTCCTCAGGCGGGATTACGGCGTCGCCACATCTGTGCACGGTGTCCACAACATCCTGAGCCGAGCAAAGTTACTAGAAGAGCGCAAAAGAAGGTACGCAAAACCCGCCAGCTCAGTGACCGTGAGTATTACCCGGGCGAAGTCGGACAGATGGATGTCAAACATTGGAAGCGCAAAGGCTACCAGTATGACATCGTCGACTGTGCTACGAGGATAAAATACAAACGGATCTATCCTGGATGCGACCCTGCGACAACGGTAGATTTTCTTGAGCATGCGGTCAGGTTCTTTGACCCAGCTTTCAGGTTCAAAGGGATTCAGACCGACAATGGCACAGAGTTCACCTACGACCATTTGCCGCAAGTGAGACCGGAAACAGAGTGCCCGACTGTCCGGTGGCTCAGAGAACATGGGATTGAGCACCTCCGCATCCCGCCGTCATCGCCACATCTCAACGGTCGAGTCGAGCGACCGCACGGAGTAGACAAGGATAGATACAAACGGCTAACAACGAATTCGCACACACTTGTCGAATTAAGAGAGTTTTGTAACGAAGATTGTCTCGACTACAACTTTTACCGACCGCATAGTATGCTAGACATGATGACACCGATTGAATACCTGCAAAGCTTGAAGGGTTACGAGCAGGCGACGGTGGATACTAGTGTGCTAGATGTTCGGTAGGTGGACCACCGTAATCTTACTCAGCTTGCCTGTTGCCGACATAGTTATAATACTGCACAATCCGCGGATCATCTTGGTACATGCGCGTCAGGAGAAACAAACTTTTGGCTCGTACGACCGAAGACCAAGGCGCAAGCGCTCCATAATTATTGTTATGCGCTCCATAATTATAGTAGTATGGCCAAAGAATTATTTCACCATTTACAGCCTTGTCCTCCGCTACATCTGATAGCGCGTAATCACGATGCACGATGGCCTTGCTGAAAAGTTCATTATACTTAGCAGTATAAAAGGCATTCTGTTCTTTGGTAAATACTGCTTTAGCGGACGCAATCTGCCATTCATTTATCACGTCCTTTGCTGCTTGCGAATTACTGGTATTTTCCACAGTAAGGCTTGGGTTTGCCTCTGCTTTAGCTTTGTATGCAAGCATACCGACATAAGTCGCAGCCCCATCAGGGTTTAACTCAGTAAACGAAGGATCTCCATAAATCCCATCCCTTCCAGTGCATTGGTTTGCATCCCATAAATGAAAAATCTCGTGATGAAAAGTTGCCGAAATTGTTGGCTTCGTTGCATCTATATAAAACCGTCCAAAATCTTTTGTCTTAGTTGCCGTTTCGGCTCGACCCAAAATCGTTTTATCAGCAATTTTCACTACGATCACTTCTGTCAAACCAATTTGATTCACTAGCTCCACGGGCAGCTCGGCAGTACTCCTAACCAGTGTTACGTAGTTTTGCTTGATAGCAAATTCATCTGACTCAGTAATAGTAGCGCTGGACAAAGGTACTATACCTCGTAGCGGGTATGTTGTGACGTCAGTTGGTTGAATCACACTTACCCCGTATCGTGCCATGAACTCCTTGGCCATAAGCTGGTAGTCGCTCAATGGTATGTTTTTGCCATTGTTTTCATAGAGGTTACTACTGTACCGATCAAGCGTTGCCCTTGGGTCAAAGACATGGAGGCCGTTTTTAGCAGCCGCTTCTTTACGCAGCCGCCAAAGACTATCTTGGGTGCTTTCTTTTTTATCTTGAGGAAATTTAGGCAGAGGGTGGGCGAACAATGCATCGACGACAGCCTTGTCTTCGGCTGTAGGCTCATCGCATCGTGAAAATAGCGACGCACCAGGGATCGCAGAGCAGGCCGCGCTGCCCAACAATATAGTGAACGAAAGCAGGCTCACCGTCGCGCATTCGGTGAAACTAGGTAAAAAGGGTACTCGGCCGCAATCATTACGTTTCATTATGTTTATTTATAATATGTTTTACGCTAATATGCAAACTACTTCAGGACGAAGCTGACCAGTTTTTTGGGGACATAGATGGTTTTGATAATTGCTTTACCCTCTAGATGTGCCGCTACTTTTTCGTCCCGCTTGGCAGTTTCTACGATGTCAGCTTCACTTGATTCGTTTCCGACGTCGATAGTTCCACGCAGTTTACCATTTACCTGGATAGCTATTGTCATCGTGTCCGTCACTAAGTACTGCTCGTCGCACAGCGGCCAGCTATCCTGCTGCACTGAGGATTCCCTACCTAGGTCGTGCCACAGCTCATCGGCGATATGCGGCGCAAAGGGCGCCACCAGGGCAACGAGACTCTCGAGCGCAAACTGCCAGGCGGCACGGTCGGCAAAATTATCTTTGGTTTTCAATGCATAGAGTGTATTGGTAGCTTCCATCATGGCGGCGATGGCAGTGTTATAGCGCTGCGACTCAAGATCGGCTGTTACCTTTTGGATTGCTGCATGAATCGCCCGCAAAACCGCCGGATTTTGTACTGGAGTATTGGCGACTGACTCTCGGCTCGTTGAGGGCATGCAGAATTCTTGCACCAGATTGAACACGCGGTTTAAAAACCGGTACGTACCTGGTACACCCTGCGGATCCCAGCGCATCCAAAGGTCGAGCGGGGCCGCAAACATCAGGTAGGTGCGCAACGCATCGGCGCCGTAGCCTTGGGCAATAATCTCAAGCGGGTCGACACCATTTCCCTTGCTTTTACTAAACATTGTGCCATCACTAGCGGTAACTTTGCCGTTGAACAAGAACCTTTTGAATGGTTCAGGGCTATCAACAAGCCCAAGCTTATGGAAAAAGCGGGTTATGAACCGCGCGTATATCATGTGCGCCGTGGCGTGATCGCCTCCATTGTAAAAATCTATCGGCATCCATTTGTTGGCAATGGCACTATCGAATATTGCGTCCTTGTTTGCTCCGTCGAAATAGCGCAGGTAGTACCAACTGCTGCAAATGTAGGTGTCAAGGGTGTCTGTTTCGCGCTCGGCTGGACCGCCACACTGTGGGCAGTCGACTTTTAGCCAATCTTCGGCCCTCGCCAAGGCAGAGCGGCCATCACCACTCGGCGCAAAATCGTCGAGCTCTGGCAGTATCACTGGCAAGTTTTCGTCGAGTACAATTCCGTCTTTTGGACAGTGAATGATGGGGATTGGCGCTCCCCAGTAGCGCTGCCTACTGACGCTCCAATCACGAATTTTATACTGTGTAACAGGCTCTCCTGAATTTTTAGCTACAAGTGCGTCAAGCATAGCTTGTCGGCCCTTTTCAAAATCCATGCCATCGAATTCTCCTGAGTTGGAAACGATATACTCTTTACGGTGCGGCTTAATGCATTCGCTATAAGATACAAACTCTTGCTGCTCGGTAGTAAATATAATCGGTAGACCAAATTTTTTTGCAAATTCATTGTCTCGTTCATCTTCACCAGGTACGCCCATAACTGCACCCGTCCCGTATCCCATCAGGACATAATCAGCAGTCCATATCGGAATTTTGGCGCCGTTAAGCGGATTGATCGCAAAAAGGCCCTCTATCGGAACGCCACTCTTCGTTTTATCAGCCATGCGCTCTAGCTCACTTTTGCGCATAACAGCAGCAGTATACTCTTCAATATCAACCGCATTTTCTGCAAGTTGACCGTAGCGCGAAACCAACGCATGCTCTGGAGCAAGCACCATAAAAGTTGTCCCAAAAATCGTATCATGAGCGGTAGTAAATACCTCTACGAATTCATCAACCGCACCAAGGCCTTCGACTTTAAAACGAACATTGGCTCCTTCGCTTTTACCAATCCAGTTTTTTTGAGCAGTTTTGACCACTTCTGACCAATCGAGCGCATCGGTCGCTTCTAGCAATTCGTCCGCGTATTCGGTAATCTTGAAAAACCATTGTTTGACTTCTTTTTTTTGTACTTCGGGGTCATCGGCAGCATCGTGACGCCAGCATTTGCCGTCTAACACCTGCTCGTTTGCGAGCACTGTCTGACACTTTGTGCACCACCACTGCATGCGAGCATCTTGGTAGGCCAGACCGTGTTTGTACATCTGCACAAAAATCCACTGAGTCCAGCGGTAATATTCTGGTAAATGGGTAGATATTTCTTTTGACCAATCGTTACTCCAACCCATGGCTTTGTACTGGGTGTGGTAGCTGGGAATGATTTTTGCCATGCTTTCCTGCGGAGACACACCGGCTTTAATAGCATAATTTTCTGCTGGCAAGCCAAACGCATCCCAACCCACTGGATGATAACTCTCGTAACCTTGTTGGCGTTTGTAACGAGCCATGACATCTGAGATTGTGTAGTTCATCGCATGGCCAATATGAATACCTGCACCGCTCGGGTAGTTAAACATACTCATGGCGATATATTTTGGTTTATCAGAATTCAGATTGGCTTTATAGACCTGCTGTCTGTCCCACTCTGCTTGCCACTTTGGTTCTATTTCCTTAGGGTTATAGCGTTTCATAGAACCTAAGTATAACAGAGGCGGTCAAAATTAGAACTGCTTGAGAAAATTCGTGGTGAAAGTGGTGGTGAGTTTGGCGCGCTGCGCATGACGCTCTAGAGCGTAGGCAGTGAGTTTTTCGACTAAAGCTACCCTGGAAATACCTGCTTGAGCCCAGTTGTGCGCGTACAAACTACCGGGAAGCGGATTTACCTCGTTAAAGTATACTTTTTTTGCCTTGGTATCGATCAGCAAATCTACGCGGGCAATGCCCGTGCAGCCCAGCGTGCGATAGACGTCAAGCGCCAGCTTCACGGCTTTTTCAGACAGCTCTTTTGGAAGATCCGCTGGAATGCGGCTGTAGCCCTGGGCTCCTTTTGAACCCATTTTTTTACCGCCGCTTCTCATGCTTTTACCACTCTTTTTACCGCCGTTTAGGTACTTTGTTTCAAAGTCAAAGAAGTCTTCGGCGTGAAGGAGCGGCTGCTCAAGCAGTGCAGGTTCAGGGTTGTCATTGCCCATAACAGGTAGAGTGACCTCAACCAAGTTGTGCACGGCCTCTTCGACGATAATTTTGTCGTCGTAGTGGGCGGCAATCTCTAGGCCGTTCTGTAGCTCCGTCATATTTTCTACTCGGCTAATACCGATGCTTGAACCCAAATGAGCCGGCTTTACGAAAAGGGGATATCGCAACCCAGCACACTGCCGAATGGCTGCTTTACTATCTTGACCAAGCATTTGGCTATGAAACCAAACTCCCTTTGTAACTGGCAAACCTTCAGCGTACACAAGCTGTTTGGCAAGTACTTTATCCATAGCTACTGCCGCAGCAGCAACACCACAACCAACGTATGGAACGCCGGCCATTTCAAACACGCCCATGAGCTCGCCGTCTTCGCCGTGCGTACCATGCATAGCCGGAAATGCTATATCCACGGGAATAGTTTTGCGTCCCCCCAAACGAGTTGGAACTAGCAGTTTCATCCCATTGCCCAAAATCACCCCTGTTGGCTTCACCTGGGCCAGAACATCTTTTAGGTCGTTGCTCCTGTAGAGTGCAACGTTTTTTAGTTTTTCATGCACATACCACTGACCGTCCTTGGCAATGTAAACCGGTACAACACGGTATTTTTTAGTGAGTTCGAGCGGGTTGATAATAGACGTAAGCGCCGTGACGATTGATACATCGTGCTCAGCGGATTGTCCTCCAAAAAATACTGCTACTGTTTGCATGTCAGTAGTATACAGCGAAGAGCTAAGAGTGCATAACCCCAACTCGGCGTAAGTGCCGAGGTATTGAAGGGGCGAACGGGCGTATCGGCGAGCTTCAGGCAGAGTGGAGGGACATTTTAGGACCGTATGAGTCAGTGGTAGTTATCAGTCCAATCGTTTTGCATGAGTACAACGTCACCCGTCGCAACAAAGTTCGATAGGTTAGTGTAAAATTCGAGCGGGTTATCTTGGACGAGAAGCTCGCCTTTGTAGTCAGTATCATCGAGTCCCGCCTGTATGTCTGCGGTAACAGAATTGCGCATAAGCACTACTACATCTGGTTGGGCGGCAGCGATCAGACGACCAACTTGACGGTGAATATCGGCGGTTTCTTTTCCTTGGTCAACTAGACCTGGCGTTATATACATCTTACGCTTCGCCTTTAGCCCCGCCAGCAGCTCAGTCCCTGCGCGAATTCCTTCGAGGTTGCCGTTGTAGGTATCGTCTATAACCCAGGCTCCAGAAAGCTTATATGGTTGCATACGGTGTTCAAACGGCGTCGTTTTGCCAACACCAGTTTTGACTTCTTTTTCACTTAGCCCGCACGTTAGCCCAAAAGCGGCGGCAAACGCAAGCGGGCCAACCTGGTGAAGCCCGACTAGGCCGCTATGAAACTTCAGATGCTTTTTTTCTTTTACCAGCTCAAATGAGGTTCCGTCCAGTCCTGTCCGAGCCTTGTCCACTCTCCAGCCGAGCACATTGCTACGAGAATAGGTTTGGTATTTCGGTTTTATAAAACCAAGCATCGCGTCAGATTCGGCATTGACGTACATGTTGTCAGGCGAGACGTAACGCGATAGTGAAAAGATGTCTTTTCCAGCGGCTTGCAGCGTCTTGTATTGGTCTAGGTGAGCTGGCGCCAAACCAGTAATGACTGCCTGTGTCGGCCGCACCATGGCACTAAACTGCGCCACATCGCCCGGCTTACCTTCGCCAAACTCCACGAGTACAACGTCTTCCTTGCCTGTGAGAGTTTGAGCAAAAAGTAAGTGAGAGCTAACAACATTCATATTTGCCGGCGTGGCCGCAACCGCAAGACCTTCACTAAGCACTGTTTGGAGCAGCTCTTTCATGCTGGTTTTTCCGTAGCTTCCGGCTATGGCAATACGATTTCCAGGGTGTTTTTGGAACAATTCAGCCGCCTGGATAGCCTGCCTGTTTTCGCGTGGTTCCGTAATTATGATGCGACCAAGCGCCAAAAATAGCGCA encodes:
- the trmD gene encoding tRNA (guanosine(37)-N1)-methyltransferase TrmD, whose translation is MRIQIITLFPDMFTGMLGSSMLWKAANRGIVQYELINLRDFGLGPRKQVDDTPYGGGDGMLIKPEPVVAAVEFAKDRDPAAKVILPTPRGKMYKQSDAKRLAADENGLIVVCPRYEGYDERITQWVDEQFCMGKYVLTGGELPAMIIIDSVVRLLPGVLGGETSADIESFQDDDETIEYPQYTRPAEFRGLKVPEVLQNGNHAAIAKWREKTC
- a CDS encoding KH domain-containing protein, producing MDEQFVEYVVKSLVGKPEAVSIKRSVDEKGVLLELTVDAEDLGRVIGKRGATAQSIRTLLRALGTKQEARYNLKIVDVDRLDENGNPLPRPERPERVQNDSSSNYADGNGSSAAPVADDASDDSSGSSFVSAAVPNDDDDQEDKPVEKKESDAMARTRAELADLDDLDI
- the rpsP gene encoding 30S ribosomal protein S16, coding for MLVIRLQRTGRKGHAQFRVVVQDSRRTPTSGKIVAQVGTYDPHTKTLNLDKERAQHYLDHGAQPSDRVVLIFKKEGMKLPSWVKTPAKQEGKLRHPEKLRRNQPEEPKEEAPAKEPDAEPAAEQPAATEVETPVAEEKPVE
- the rnc gene encoding ribonuclease III, yielding MDTTLYQDFAKQFLGGAFKNLEVLIVAFTHRSYLNEHKKSASEHNERLEFLGDAVLELVVTEYLYTHHSEPEGILTNWRSSLVRTESISAAGARLGVEPLLRLSRGEKNGTERARAQILANAFEAIIGALYLERGYEACRIFITDTILSTFDDILETGSWMDPKSRLQEIVQGQVGATPNYRVLSEEGPDHEKEFTVGVYVNDKLVGRGNGPSKQTAQVSAAATALKTYV
- a CDS encoding NUDIX domain-containing protein is translated as MGEAKRKRIAMEGIKKPIEGIRNFVTRRPVIQEVVHETTSGGVVYRRNEKAGNVEILLIKDAKNRWTIPKGHVEEGEEPKATAEREIREETGLQEMHVQQWLGKVNFRYRRNHTLVLMTMHIYLVEGMGNTNRLHPEDWLSDIQWLPAPKAVDEIAYEDIGKLMLVGMKKVRERNAN
- the nusB gene encoding transcription antitermination factor NusB: MASNRHLGRIVALQTLYELDFRREANDDTFDLGLVLKRNISRYESTVDDVFFIEELVKGVAKYQDQLDNELRPLAPEWPLEQIARMDRVVLRMGLYELHYEPDVPPKVVINEAVELAKAFGGDNSSKFINGVLGTALKNKEGTDAVKATEEKVLSEVKPVKKSPVKKVALKKTTKPSAKKAA
- a CDS encoding helix-turn-helix domain-containing protein, with protein sequence MTEKQLLVYGARIRLGWFRKAEELGNVAAACRFYGIPRRTYYYWHSRWVSQGKALTSLYDMPRTPKSHTNDADDEVVSLVVQLRLGLGYGENALAHVLRRDYGVATSVHGVHNILSRAKLLEERKRRYAKPASSVTVSITRAKSDRWMSNIGSAKATSMTSSTVLRG
- a CDS encoding transposase, whose amino-acid sequence is MDVKHWKRKGYQYDIVDCATRIKYKRIYPGCDPATTVDFLEHAVRFFDPAFRFKGIQTDNGTEFTYDHLPQVRPETECPTVRWLREHGIEHLRIPPSSPHLNGRVERPHGVDKDRYKRLTTNSHTLVELREFCNEDCLDYNFYRPHSMLDMMTPIEYLQSLKGYEQATVDTSVLDVR
- a CDS encoding leucine--tRNA ligase, with the translated sequence MKRYNPKEIEPKWQAEWDRQQVYKANLNSDKPKYIAMSMFNYPSGAGIHIGHAMNYTISDVMARYKRQQGYESYHPVGWDAFGLPAENYAIKAGVSPQESMAKIIPSYHTQYKAMGWSNDWSKEISTHLPEYYRWTQWIFVQMYKHGLAYQDARMQWWCTKCQTVLANEQVLDGKCWRHDAADDPEVQKKEVKQWFFKITEYADELLEATDALDWSEVVKTAQKNWIGKSEGANVRFKVEGLGAVDEFVEVFTTAHDTIFGTTFMVLAPEHALVSRYGQLAENAVDIEEYTAAVMRKSELERMADKTKSGVPIEGLFAINPLNGAKIPIWTADYVLMGYGTGAVMGVPGEDERDNEFAKKFGLPIIFTTEQQEFVSYSECIKPHRKEYIVSNSGEFDGMDFEKGRQAMLDALVAKNSGEPVTQYKIRDWSVSRQRYWGAPIPIIHCPKDGIVLDENLPVILPELDDFAPSGDGRSALARAEDWLKVDCPQCGGPAERETDTLDTYICSSWYYLRYFDGANKDAIFDSAIANKWMPIDFYNGGDHATAHMIYARFITRFFHKLGLVDSPEPFKRFLFNGKVTASDGTMFSKSKGNGVDPLEIIAQGYGADALRTYLMFAAPLDLWMRWDPQGVPGTYRFLNRVFNLVQEFCMPSTSRESVANTPVQNPAVLRAIHAAIQKVTADLESQRYNTAIAAMMEATNTLYALKTKDNFADRAAWQFALESLVALVAPFAPHIADELWHDLGRESSVQQDSWPLCDEQYLVTDTMTIAIQVNGKLRGTIDVGNESSEADIVETAKRDEKVAAHLEGKAIIKTIYVPKKLVSFVLK